Genomic window (Accipiter gentilis chromosome 7, bAccGen1.1, whole genome shotgun sequence):
TCTGAGCCACAGTCACACTCCTCCCCGACCTCCAGGACACCATTCCCACAGCGCTGCAGTGCAAATGTCATTACCAATTCCGGGGCATTATTAAGGCAGAATCCTTGCCCTGATACTATGAAATTAAAATAGTGCTTTTTGCTGCAGTTGCTGAATTGATAGTTCACTGTGCCTTGTGCACTCATGATGCATTTAGAGGTGTTTCCACATCTGCAGTATCTGTCATCGTGCTCCATGCCAAGGACATACCCTAACACGCGAGCGACATGGACAGCAGTGTCCATGTAAGGCCGTTTTGCAAATGATACAACAGCAGAGGCACGTTTTCTATCACATGCACTGGCGAAGTTGGATTTGCCACCCATGTGCAATGCTCTTGTACCATGATCAAAGTCCATAGAGGCAAATAGACACCCCACGTCATGCATGGCATATGTAagcctttgctgcttctgccaaAGATTAAAATGGTGAAGGACCTGTGTTACATTTTTGGTAACACTGATCGGGTTCTTCTCCACCCAAACCTCTAGTGCAGTTATCAAGACACGAAGGCGGAAAGAGTAAAACAGTCCATCCACCAGATTGATTATTTCAATAACTTCCAGTGTCACATTAGTTATACTTCTGCCAAAGGCATCAAAACCTTCCTTATCCACCACAACAAGGAGCTCCAAATACCGCGTATGCCTCTGCAGCTGGAACTGCCCTGTTGCTGTACTGGGACCTGGAAATTGTCCACCTTCATTGGGAATTTTGTACATCACCGTTCCAGGAACCGCTTTCTCCCTCTGCAACAGAAGATGCTCAGCCATGGTGGAAGCTGCCAGGGGCTCGATGCTGTAGCTTGAGTTTTCAATCTGTAGCAGTCCTCTGAGCCCAGAGCAGGTAGTCAGAGTCACTGCAGAGTCCAGGATGCCTTCCACATAGCCGTGGTAATAGCAATCTGCTGGCACATGGGGCTGTTCAGCCACAATTTCCCCTCTGGAGTCACGAGTGAATACAGggaatttttttattacaaagtCTTTCTGCCTGAGGTGAATCGTGTAATTAACCCCCTGAATACTGATGACATAGGACACTTGGTCCTGGCTGGCTTTCCCTGTCTTGGGGCCAAGTTTCCTTGGAATGACTATCTCATAGGCTGTGTAGCCCCAAGAAGGCTGGGGGCTGCAGTCTGCGCAGGGCAGCAGGACCCCTTGGAGCAGGAAGGAGAAGCCCAGTCCGAGGAGAAGAACACCTCTACCCGTTGGGGCACACCTTGGCTGTGTCTGGCTTGAGGCCATGTTCACTGCCTCCCAGGCtggaggaaagagaggaaaacatggaTGATTAGACATCAGAAAAGCTGCCTTTAACTCAGCAGTAAATATCCCTTCTTACCCCCAGGACACCTTCCCTCAGCGTtttgttctcttctccccacTGAGTCTGCAGCCAGGTTCAAGCTGCCTGCTCCCTTCATCCATTCTTAGCTCTTCCTCACCTACCTGTCCAACGGGGAGGTAGGACACACCAAGAGCCAGCCAGCCTGCCATCCAACTGCAACAGAGCAAAGGAGCACAGGGAAAGACCTGGTACAGGGTGGGAAaccagggcagagctgctcttGGGGCTGGAACAGAAGGGCCCAAGGGGCAACCGTTTCTCCAGCCCCACTTCAAACGCAAACATTCCATGGGGAGAATGGGACCCGTGCCCTGGGAACTGGCAGAGCCCAGAGCAAGCAGTGCATTAAATACACCCTATCTCATCGCTAAAAGCCCGCTGCACCCTACTTGGGCTGACCCCATTTGCTGAGAGCCTGATGAGCCAGCACTGCTACAGCAATTTGTTTAAAAGGGGATTAAGCATTCATAAGTGGAAAGCAATAGATTACCCAGGAAACAATGATCTGGTTGCTAATGGGACCTTCAGCTGCAGCAGTAAGAGCCTTCAGTGTCTGTTGACAGATATCCTTGCAGGGCTCCTCACTCAGCTGAGCATGTATCACTGAATGTTTTAACTATTCCAGGGGAGTTTTCTTGCTGGAAAGGGAGAGGCATTCTTTGGGCCACACAGCCTTCTATGAGTAAGGGAGAGTCTTTTCTTGTGCCACTTCTATAGGGCACTTGCAGCTGGTTTGGCTGCCTTGAATACTCCCAGGATGCTTGGAAATTGTTCTGTCACTTCCCTTCCCAATGCTATGGATGCTCCGACAGCCACTCACTATCCAACACACTATTAACTCCTCAATGATACCAAGCAGATGGATGTTAACTCTTACAAAGAAAGTGGCCTGAGGCACACTAGCACTCACTGCTGTCCCACTGCCTCTTTTCAGTGCCACTTTTGTTCTGAAATGCTCAGGTGACAAGGGTCTATCTGGTTGCTGTCAACAAGCCAGGCAAACAAACCACGCTTGAGGAGAATAAACATATTTCCAGAGCCAGAAAGCATAAAAGTGCCATGATTGATAGCACTAGTCTGTGTTCAGAAGGGCTGACTGCCTAAGAGGTGAGAAGCACTCCAGTGCTCCCTGGCAAAGTGCACTGCCAGCCTGAACAAAGGCCAACCCGTTTCTCATCTCCTGGTGTCTCCCAAGTTGCCGGTCCTGCCAAAAGTCCCTGCAGGGTTCCCGCTTCAGCCAGCCTCAGCAAAGGCACCCTGCAAAGATCATCATCCCCAGAAAAACAGTTCCTAGTTCCTGCCCCAAAGAACACACTTGGCAGAATGGAGGATTTGTTATACCTGACAGGGAAAATATCACTGAACACAGAACAATGCATCCCTCACTTCCCTGACCGCCCAAAGTCACAGCTACAAGAAGAATCCTATAGACCTTGAGGGGGCTAAGCAGTAGCACTGGGCATGTACTGCTGCCGTCTAATGGAAAGCAGCGTTTAAAACAGGCAATTTCAGGTTATGTTGCCAGGCAGAGCACAAGATTTTCTAGGGACTTATCCAGCCTATCCTGTCAGTCATTCTTTCATCTCAAAGCCTCATGGCACTCCtgcaaaatataaagcaaagcGCTTATTCACATTTGTATGGCAGGTGGGACAGAGGACTGAGCATGGCAGGACAAGTCCGGGGGTGGCAGGAGAAGCACACTGCTGTTACCTTCAGGCCACAGCTGTCCTTCCTCCCTTCTGTACCATGACCACTTGGGAACCAAACAAAAGCAGCCAGGAACTTTTAAGTTTAGTAAAATCATTTATATACACCAACGCGTAATATTTACAATATAATACTGATCCAAAATAAACTAACATATTACAGGTAACactgaaaaggagaaatggaaacattttaataCACAGAAGTTAAACATGGCATATGAGGACAGACTcagatttccaaaagaaaaacctgaagtAATGACAGCAAAACTCTGACATGTTGCTATTTCCAATCGAAAACTCTTTTGCCTAGTCAAGTTcttctaacttttttttatatatatatatatatatatatatagtttaaaatAATCAAGTCACAGGAGAAGTCAGATATACATAAAATTTTGAAAAGGTCAAatgatttcagatttttctcttaaataaaattctaaaaaaaccaacaacctgcAGAGCTTTCCCATGTCCTTTTAGTGTTTGTACAAAGAATGTCTTCTTTGATCCCACACAACCCTTCCACCTCAAGATATTTACAATATTCACAGTCTGCTATAAAGTATCAGTAGATTTATTACCAAGTAAAACCTTCCATTATCAAGACAAGGTATCTTGCATTTATGtcaactgaaaaatataaaaacacaggaaggagaaagtaaaatactacgttaaaatatgtaaatgaatCCATTAAagtgtatttaattttgaaatctaaaccataactttttaaaaaggaaaaaattaacttTCTCACGGAAATAAAACCATTTGACCTTGAATCTTCAAATTGTGTTTTCTTAATCTCTCCCTTCCTACCTCCATTTTACATCTGGCCATTCTCATTTATCACAGACAATAAAATCTATAGTAAGTCCATACTTATCACAAAAGCCCTTAGAAATTTGGCTTCCCTCCAGATACCAAAACACACTTCACAGTCAGACGCAAACGTACCCACCTCACTATTAGCAGCTTGAAATTATTCTGTTGTGTAAGTTAGGGGACCATGAGAGGAGGGACCCTCTAATGCACAGTCAGATCCCATCTTCTCTGCTTATTTCTGAGCTGCCTTGGATGTCGGCAAACAGCAGTTGCTCTCGCACCCCA
Coding sequences:
- the LOC126041117 gene encoding disintegrin and metalloproteinase domain-containing protein 21-like, which codes for MASSQTQPRCAPTGRGVLLLGLGFSFLLQGVLLPCADCSPQPSWGYTAYEIVIPRKLGPKTGKASQDQVSYVISIQGVNYTIHLRQKDFVIKKFPVFTRDSRGEIVAEQPHVPADCYYHGYVEGILDSAVTLTTCSGLRGLLQIENSSYSIEPLAASTMAEHLLLQREKAVPGTVMYKIPNEGGQFPGPSTATGQFQLQRHTRYLELLVVVDKEGFDAFGRSITNVTLEVIEIINLVDGLFYSFRLRVLITALEVWVEKNPISVTKNVTQVLHHFNLWQKQQRLTYAMHDVGCLFASMDFDHGTRALHMGGKSNFASACDRKRASAVVSFAKRPYMDTAVHVARVLGYVLGMEHDDRYCRCGNTSKCIMSAQGTVNYQFSNCSKKHYFNFIVSGQGFCLNNAPELVMTFALQRCGNGVLEVGEECDCGSETQCKLDRCCDNTCQKKKGAICTSGRCCKNCRPLPEGELCRESSDLCDLPEYCNGTSEHCPADVAKQDGTVCTEDGYCYSGKCQSRTLQCMNIFGKEAKPAPLPCFQEVNMKGDRFGNCWGDGAGVNFQKCKLENVLCGRVQCMNVRRLPQLEDHTTIIQTPVGGIWCWGTDYHLGVDILDAGVIKDGMQCGEKKICINRTCVPEEKYLTSRCSAKRTCRGKGVCNTRGNCHCDNGWAPPYCQFIGFGGSVDSGPAPVTKKGLFRFLIGMTVITVAVLALAALVIVHVRVLRVTQALNRIVGCFWAREWAPEEDVKDQVEEDGSKSAESQKSPV